One window of Halichondria panicea chromosome 7, odHalPani1.1, whole genome shotgun sequence genomic DNA carries:
- the LOC135338070 gene encoding uncharacterized protein LOC135338070 isoform X1, giving the protein MQEMEKVHCEGSVVWYQLASPRVYKGIWWPCKVVSAKDGDDAITLKSFFDHCIYEIDIDSLRHGQKLVQPFCCSEKLLKEFVSLGKQRFKKRTSTLKEFLGAVTQALDDYNSNNDDSTFTLDLDCSDLSSSLNSTPSNLATPPHLVLSSSVFTTGATTSLRKTRSSTNKRPRPNYCNEHVEDPLKPVNLETRRSAIKRQKQSKSEYNSDGVGARLRFNDAEETENDSDGVGARLLRYDHSETSEENSNSDNNDSFYQPDNLTSQDISLSSKPSIISISSDSQNGSPDNQNRSPDTDRSLTPSPREHVIISPQKITKKLSVEIARLSATPVRVQTVTVGDTTSCVSTGYIETTPPTPPTSDKTNNHPQASSSHETNTDEVPSLSVDSFMQPGYDTMLEQIRDFSSDDEDDDNDPVSSDPDSDDDLPIVDFSVQENVRIHEIRPNAVIWTKYKHYPFWPVLVVSVKKSKKIAQSSLQVKFLGYEVKEPKVKIKNHKNIALYATKRATQFKEEGGRGKNSKRFFQAVEDAETLIRLRADKEIRGNPEEQLQQIITYRPRRQVESRSVSPVVEASHTPFMADEVNTDAPLNIDSAMPDSSDEEFDIPSSEGEEDNQEFEYNHTKVMEIVNKIECELVAIAQGRAESRRHSVFVSGSEKERNGLKKEGHYGPLMKWKSGKRFDFSQHLLKMVGKPEHQPVQCKLSQDYLLGVLLPETMTRMIMRMEGVSYQEAEQQL; this is encoded by the exons ATGCAGGAGATGGAGAAGGTACACTGTGAAGGATCCGTGGTGTGGTATCAGCTGGCAAGCCCCAGAGTCTACAAAGGGATCTGGTGGCCTTGCAAA GTGGTGTCTGCTAAAGATGGTGATGACGCTATAACGCTTAAATCTTTCTTCGACCATTGTAT ATACGAGATTGATATTGACTCATTGAGGCATGGTCAAAAACTGGTGCAGCCATTTTGTTGCTCTGAGAAATTGCTCAAAGAATTTGTCTCTCTAGGAAAGCAACGGTTTAAAAAAA GAACGAGTACATTGAAGGAGTTTTTGGGAGCAGTGACGCAAGCCCTCGACGATTACAATAGCAACAACGATGATTCTACATTCACACTGGACCTGGACTGCTCTGATCTCAGCAGCTCGCTTAACTCCACCCCCTCTAAtctagccacacccccacacctcGTTCTAAGCAGCAGTGTTTTCACTACTGGTGCTACCACTAGTCTGAGAAAAACACGAAGCTCGACCAATAAAAGGCCTCGACCAAATTATTGCAACGAGCACGTTGAAGATCCATTGAAACCAGTCAACCTCGAGACTAGAAGGAGCGCTATAAAACGACAAAAACAGAGTAAAAGTGAATACAATAGTGACGGTGTGGGAGCCAGACTAAGGTTCAATGATGCAGAGGAAACAGAGAATGATAGTGACGGTGTGGGAGCCAGACTACTACGGTACGATCATAGTGAAACTTCGGAGGAAAATTCAAACAGTGATAACAATGATAGTTTTTATCAGCCTGATAATCTGACCTCTCAAGACATTAGCTTATCAAGCAAACCATCAATCATATCCATATCATCAGACAGTCAGAACGGATCACCAGACAACCAGAACAGATCACCAGACACTGACAGGTCATTAACGCCATCTCCCAGGGAGCATGTGATTATTTCACCGCAAAAAATCACTAAAAAGTTATCAGTGGAAATCGCTCGTCTGTCTGCCACACCCGTACGGGTACAAACTGTGACTGTGGGGGACACTACTAGCTGTGTATCCACCGGTTATAtagagaccacaccccctaccCCTCCCACTAGTGACAAAACTAACAACCACCCTCAAGCAAGTTCATCACACGAGACTAACACTGATGAAG TACCCTCCCTATCTGTGGACAGCTTCATGCAGCCTGGATACGACACTATGCTAGAGCAGATAAGAGACTTCAGTTCAGATGACGAGGATGACGACAATGACCCAGTCTCCAGTGACCCAGACAGTGATGATGATCTCCCTATTGTGGACTTCTCAGTACAAGAAAATGTCAGAA TCCATGAGATTCGTCCGAATGCTGTGATCTGGACGAAGTATAAACACTACCCATTCTGGCCTGTGCTG GTAGTGAGTGTTAAGAAGAGTAAGAAAATAGCGCAGTCTTCGTTACAGGTCAAGTTTCTTGGCTACGAAGTAAAAGAACCAAA AGTCAAGATTAAGAATCACAAGAATATAGCTCTGTACGCTACCAAGAGAGCTACACAGTTCAAG GAGGAGGGTGGGCGGGGCAAGAACTCCAAGAGGTTCTTTCAGGCGGTGGAAGATGCGGAGACGCTGATTAGACTCAGAGCTGATAAGGAGATACGAGGAAACCCAGAGGAACAACTGCAACAGATCATCACCTATCGACCACGTCGCCAGGTG GAGTCTCGAAGTGTGTCTCCAGTGGTTGAagcaagccacaccccctttaTGGCGGACGAGGTCAATACTGACGCACCCCTCAACATTGATAGTGCCATGCCGGACTCTTCCGATGAAGAGTTTGACATTCCCTCCTCTGAGGGGGAGGAGGATAATCAAGA GTTTGAGTATAATCATACGAAAGTGATGGAAATTGTTAACAAGATCGAG tgtgAGCTGGTGGCGATTGCTCAGGGTAGGGCGGAGTCTCGCAGACACTCAGTGTTTGTGAGTGGCTCGGAGAAGGAACGGAACGGCCTCAAGAAAGAGGGACACTATGGACCTCTCATGAAATGGAAGAGTGGAAag AGGTTTGACTTCAGCCAGCACCTTCTCAAGATGGTGGGCAAACCAGAGCACCAACCAGTTCAGTGCAAACTCTCCCAGGATTACCTACTAGGAGTTCTCCTCCCTGAG ACAATGACGAGGATGATAATGAGAATGGAGGGTGTGTCTTATCAAGAAGCTGAGCAACAACTTTGA
- the LOC135338070 gene encoding uncharacterized protein LOC135338070 isoform X2 codes for MQEMEKVHCEGSVVWYQLASPRVYKGIWWPCKVVSAKDGDDAITLKSFFDHCIYEIDIDSLRHGQKLVQPFCCSEKLLKEFVSLGKQRFKKRTSTLKEFLGAVTQALDDYNSNNDDSTFTLDLDCSDLSSSLNSTPSNLATPPHLVLSSSVFTTGATTSLRKTRSSTNKRPRPNYCNEHVEDPLKPVNLETRRSAIKRQKQSKSEYNSDGVGARLRFNDAEETENDSDGVGARLLRYDHSETSEENSNSDNNDSFYQPDNLTSQDISLSSKPSIISISSDSQNGSPDNQNRSPDTDRSLTPSPREHVIISPQKITKKLSVEIARLSATPVRVQTVTVGDTTSCVSTGYIETTPPTPPTSDKTNNHPQASSSHETNTDEVPSLSVDSFMQPGYDTMLEQIRDFSSDDEDDDNDPVSSDPDSDDDLPIVDFSVQENVRIHEIRPNAVIWTKYKHYPFWPVLVVSVKKSKKIAQSSLQVKFLGYEVKEPKVKIKNHKNIALYATKRATQFKEEGGRGKNSKRFFQAVEDAETLIRLRADKEIRGNPEEQLQQIITYRPRRQESRSVSPVVEASHTPFMADEVNTDAPLNIDSAMPDSSDEEFDIPSSEGEEDNQEFEYNHTKVMEIVNKIECELVAIAQGRAESRRHSVFVSGSEKERNGLKKEGHYGPLMKWKSGKRFDFSQHLLKMVGKPEHQPVQCKLSQDYLLGVLLPETMTRMIMRMEGVSYQEAEQQL; via the exons ATGCAGGAGATGGAGAAGGTACACTGTGAAGGATCCGTGGTGTGGTATCAGCTGGCAAGCCCCAGAGTCTACAAAGGGATCTGGTGGCCTTGCAAA GTGGTGTCTGCTAAAGATGGTGATGACGCTATAACGCTTAAATCTTTCTTCGACCATTGTAT ATACGAGATTGATATTGACTCATTGAGGCATGGTCAAAAACTGGTGCAGCCATTTTGTTGCTCTGAGAAATTGCTCAAAGAATTTGTCTCTCTAGGAAAGCAACGGTTTAAAAAAA GAACGAGTACATTGAAGGAGTTTTTGGGAGCAGTGACGCAAGCCCTCGACGATTACAATAGCAACAACGATGATTCTACATTCACACTGGACCTGGACTGCTCTGATCTCAGCAGCTCGCTTAACTCCACCCCCTCTAAtctagccacacccccacacctcGTTCTAAGCAGCAGTGTTTTCACTACTGGTGCTACCACTAGTCTGAGAAAAACACGAAGCTCGACCAATAAAAGGCCTCGACCAAATTATTGCAACGAGCACGTTGAAGATCCATTGAAACCAGTCAACCTCGAGACTAGAAGGAGCGCTATAAAACGACAAAAACAGAGTAAAAGTGAATACAATAGTGACGGTGTGGGAGCCAGACTAAGGTTCAATGATGCAGAGGAAACAGAGAATGATAGTGACGGTGTGGGAGCCAGACTACTACGGTACGATCATAGTGAAACTTCGGAGGAAAATTCAAACAGTGATAACAATGATAGTTTTTATCAGCCTGATAATCTGACCTCTCAAGACATTAGCTTATCAAGCAAACCATCAATCATATCCATATCATCAGACAGTCAGAACGGATCACCAGACAACCAGAACAGATCACCAGACACTGACAGGTCATTAACGCCATCTCCCAGGGAGCATGTGATTATTTCACCGCAAAAAATCACTAAAAAGTTATCAGTGGAAATCGCTCGTCTGTCTGCCACACCCGTACGGGTACAAACTGTGACTGTGGGGGACACTACTAGCTGTGTATCCACCGGTTATAtagagaccacaccccctaccCCTCCCACTAGTGACAAAACTAACAACCACCCTCAAGCAAGTTCATCACACGAGACTAACACTGATGAAG TACCCTCCCTATCTGTGGACAGCTTCATGCAGCCTGGATACGACACTATGCTAGAGCAGATAAGAGACTTCAGTTCAGATGACGAGGATGACGACAATGACCCAGTCTCCAGTGACCCAGACAGTGATGATGATCTCCCTATTGTGGACTTCTCAGTACAAGAAAATGTCAGAA TCCATGAGATTCGTCCGAATGCTGTGATCTGGACGAAGTATAAACACTACCCATTCTGGCCTGTGCTG GTAGTGAGTGTTAAGAAGAGTAAGAAAATAGCGCAGTCTTCGTTACAGGTCAAGTTTCTTGGCTACGAAGTAAAAGAACCAAA AGTCAAGATTAAGAATCACAAGAATATAGCTCTGTACGCTACCAAGAGAGCTACACAGTTCAAG GAGGAGGGTGGGCGGGGCAAGAACTCCAAGAGGTTCTTTCAGGCGGTGGAAGATGCGGAGACGCTGATTAGACTCAGAGCTGATAAGGAGATACGAGGAAACCCAGAGGAACAACTGCAACAGATCATCACCTATCGACCACGTCGCCAG GAGTCTCGAAGTGTGTCTCCAGTGGTTGAagcaagccacaccccctttaTGGCGGACGAGGTCAATACTGACGCACCCCTCAACATTGATAGTGCCATGCCGGACTCTTCCGATGAAGAGTTTGACATTCCCTCCTCTGAGGGGGAGGAGGATAATCAAGA GTTTGAGTATAATCATACGAAAGTGATGGAAATTGTTAACAAGATCGAG tgtgAGCTGGTGGCGATTGCTCAGGGTAGGGCGGAGTCTCGCAGACACTCAGTGTTTGTGAGTGGCTCGGAGAAGGAACGGAACGGCCTCAAGAAAGAGGGACACTATGGACCTCTCATGAAATGGAAGAGTGGAAag AGGTTTGACTTCAGCCAGCACCTTCTCAAGATGGTGGGCAAACCAGAGCACCAACCAGTTCAGTGCAAACTCTCCCAGGATTACCTACTAGGAGTTCTCCTCCCTGAG ACAATGACGAGGATGATAATGAGAATGGAGGGTGTGTCTTATCAAGAAGCTGAGCAACAACTTTGA
- the LOC135338997 gene encoding DNA repair protein XRCC4-like has protein sequence MAAPSMEDVLFGDVRVKRSKVAKLQVEGDLEALFVSTEYDDRDLLVTLTDCERAWNGCLTHTQLSDLASKANLERAEYVKMTLNALNGSTDTPCVCAVSLRGAALKLSWKKLLKDGVRFELGSMTLSRQEAVKEVQCSLLDFLVERVNDLQNEMGQLKDANVRLDREHRSALSRLEANVQLKESIENDLFGKFRLILNSKKAKIRHLLEARPEVSAEGSDDDSLENQLPSPPEKKGEELAPSPKRAAPVKRRKRVAASRSSSVPEPPIIERRTRTPSEGEAMESDKLLELL, from the coding sequence ATGGCTGCTCCATCTATGGAGGATGTCTTGTTTGGTGATGTCCGTGTCAAGAGAAGCAAGGTGGCTAAACTACAGGTTGAAGGAGACCTAGAGGCTCTGTTTGTCAGCACAGAATATGATGACAGGGACCTCCTCGTAACACTCACCGACTGTGAGCGAGCTTGGAATGGAtgtctcacacacactcagctcTCTGATCTAGCCAGCAAAGCTAATCTGGAGCGAGCCGAGTACGTGAAGATGACTTTGAATGCATTGAACGGTTCCACAGACactccgtgtgtgtgtgcagtatctCTACGAGGAGCTGCTCTTAAGTTAAGCTGGAAGAAGCTACTCAAGGATGGTGTCCGTTTTGAGCTGGGATCGATGACTCTTAGTCGGCAGGAGGCAGTTAAAGAGGTTCAATGTTCTTTATTGGATTTCCTAGTAGAGCGAGTGAATGACCTGCAGAACGAGATGGGCCAGTTGAAAGATGCAAACGTTCGATTGGACAGAGAACACAGAAGTGCACTCTCAAGACTTGAAGCTAATGTGCAACTCAAGGAATCGATTGAAAACGATTTGTTTGGCAAATTCCGATTGATCCTCAACAGCAAAAAGGCAAAAATCCGTCATTTATTAGAGGCAAGGCCTGAAGTGTCTGCTGAAGGTAGTGATGACGATTCCCTTGAAAACCAATTACCATCACCACCAGAAAAGAAAGGGGAGGAGTTAGCCCCCTCCCCAAAGAGAGCTGCTCCAGTTAAAAGACGCAAGAGAGTGGCTGCCAGTCGATCTTCCTCTGTTCCTGAACCACCGATCATCGAGCGACGAACAAGAACACCCAGCGAAGGAGAGGCAATGGAGTCCGACAAACTATTAGAActgctataa
- the LOC135338994 gene encoding uncharacterized protein LOC135338994 isoform X1, whose amino-acid sequence MEVHKKFASLIHSHLRLPAVLEELETGDDWVLAEMPGADSVLVTQEYTRLVLDGTPAAVGRALVERGLLDHRAFRGSVLRNVGQLSLSQLTGLVQEELLEFNDLLSKEAIDHILSLLSPDIDWTTTQDLLCRAIAAAYPRGHRSNTELAQHLTLSLISSLSQSAVCLSIIQSVRSRLQQDAMDDLCTQLLLNKLSENTPQSFESVLQSQEKWKYSCLPVTTKQFFSMLVRGSDSLLGPLHSTLVYCPQVHWGHLLSFTVCLLHGNSPSGIKDALMQMLQHSLSGELVLLFRCSLLMSRQASLEGGHLFPSYSQWFKEVCEKAVKPDSEKAEKAVKAVNFKAVSGKKQVQFLTKWLTDLVPQEPAYALKAHLVLASSSLEVNKRATQDYTDLVKTRLSEIKEPVDRMSCLPPSELKSVVSHMEKALAKFKSSGCVPDFLKGMHTFNKPYYQERFLRYLLSPSNYENKDVQDLIGALKQNKMIPEKMLSRFKILAETKGDVSLMDGVMSDPSYLSELSQSLSLSTHITTAHVEFVDKLLSRVCETISTNSPSWIVALLGMLSRHPTYCQALLVRLEELLSQQVASLTEVQVAGLGTLVGFLWDNSSGLDHTVSVQWGNAETLRELAELLIGRLPVWSCDREVATATLLFTTHCTQCIESLCSENIPTTLQTRMAYMRHRVGYGSTEVCLPKVCFGEWLRWEIQRGDTDYLQPEQRYLYMREMLTHFTGSTDQVSLCVECFTVQCSLPVKAHALTMLMLLSSDVRSSWLPDAIKNAIHNVSNDNDDGSLLHRVVHIVCSLPAPLLLGNHHLLAECLRLLLGLGSKFILPLELVVHLSRPDEIDLCTLSPLYHASTVVHSPRLTSSLPPTLRSQVSWLHNKGPLPVNFNPSLLGVCWFCHYASNHGNIITDVKAAVQAMSQSDLSEFTGVVTDASVRTMSQCYPSCPQYMRSLVKDCVKLSPQCVLLFSSDPPNQHTRIFRREFPCSTNSSLYPLLLFDVLKEVPEAGLVQLVCECPPILELVLSAHKTVMESCDILELLTASTHTAKLLLKNFPELSAQTTSLHPSLKLWMN is encoded by the exons ATGGAAGTCCACAAGAAGTTTGCTTCTCTGATCCACAGCCATCTCAGGCTACCAGCTGTACTGGAGGAGCTAGAG ACTGGTGATGACTGGGTCCTGGCTGAGATGCCTGGTGCTGACAGTGTGCTGGTTACTCAGGAGTACACACGGCTGGTGCTGGACGGCACACCTGCCGCTGTAGGGAGGGCTCTGGTTGAGAGGGGGTTATTAGACCATCGTGCGTTCAGGGGGTCTGTACTAAGG AATGTTGGTCAATTATCGCTGAGTCAATTGACGGGGCTTGTACAAGAGGAGCTGCTCGAATTCAATGATCTATTATCAAA GGAAGCTATTGATCACATACTATCTCTGTTGTCACCGGATATAGACTGGACAACCACACAAG atctactgtgtAGAGCCATTGCAGCCGCATATCCCAGAGGTCATAGGTCAAATACGGAACTAGCTCAACACCTCACACTATCGCTGATCTCTT CCTTGTCCCAGAGTGCTGTGTGTTTGTCCATCATCCAGAGTGTCAGGAGTCGGCTACAGCAAGATGCTATGGATGACCTTTGTACTCAATTGCTGCTCAATAAACTCTCAGAAAACACTCCACAGAGTT TTGAGAGCGTTTTGCAGAGCCAAGAAAAATGGAAATATTCGTGTCTCCCAGTAACTACCAAACAGTTCTTCAGCATG CTGGTGCGAGGTAGTGACAGTCTACTGGGCCCTCTCCACTCTACCCTCGTGTATTGCCCCCAG GTACACTGGGGACACCTCCTCTCATTCACAGTCTGCCTACTTCACGGTAACTCTCCATCCGGAATCAAAG ATGCGCTCATGCAGATGCTTCAGCATTCGTTGTCTGGTGAGCTTGTTCTATTGTTCCGCTGCTCGCTACTCATGAGCAGGCAAGCGTCACTAGAGGGAGGTCACCTGTTTCCCAGCTACTCTCAGTGGTTCAAG GAGGTGTGTGAGAAAGCTGTGAAACCTGACAGTGAGAAAGCTGAGAAAGCTGTGAAAGCTGTGAATTTCAAAGCTGTTAGTGGCAAAAAACAGGTTCAGTTCCTCACAAAATGGTTAACAGATCTTGTGCCCCAGGAACCAGCCTACGCTCTCAAG GCACACCTAGTACTGGCCAGCTCTAGCCTCGAGGTTAACAAGAGAGCCACTCAGGACTACACTGACCTCGTCAAGACACGGCTATCAGAGATTAAG GAGCCGGTCGATCGAATGTCCTGTCTACCACCCTCAGAG ttaaaATCTGTTGTGAGTCATATGGAGAAAGCTCTGGCTAAATTCAAGTCGTCTGGTTGTGTACCGGATTTCCTCAAAGGAATGCATACGTTTAACAAACCTTACTACCAGGAGAGGTTTCTACGTTATCTCCTCTCTCCCAGTAACTATGAGAACAAGGACGTTCAGGATCTGATTGGAGCTTTGAAACA GAACAAGATGATTCCAGAGAAAATGCTCAGTAGATTCAAAATATTAGCTGAAACCAAAGGAGATGTGTCACTAATGGATGGTGTGATGAGTGACCCGTCTTATCTCTCGGAGCTTTCACAATCGCTCTCCCTCTCCACACATATCACAACCGCCCACGTTGAG TTTGTGGACAAGCTATTAAGTCGAGTGTGCGAGACTATCTCCACCAACTCTCCCTCATGGATAGTGGCTCTTctgggcatgctcagtagaCACCCCACCTATTGCCAGGCTCTTCTTGTAAGGCTAGAGGAACTGCTGAGCCAGCAA GTGGCCTCACTGACAGAGGTACAAGTGGCCGGCCTGGGCACTCTGGTTGGGTTCCTGTGGGACAACAGCTCTGGGCTAGATCACACAGTCAGTGTGCAATGGGGAAATGCAGAG aCACTGAGGGAACTGGCAGAGCTTCTCATTGGACGCCTACCCGTGTGGTCATGTGATCGGGAGGTTGCTACAGCAACCCTGCTGTTCACCACCCACTGCACACAGTGTATTGAAAGCCTGTGCAGTGAGAACATTCCAACCACCTTACAGACGAGG ATGGCGTATATGAGGCACAGAGTTGGATATGGGAGTACAGAAGTATGTCTTCCAAAG GTGTGTTTTGGTGAGTGGTTGAGATGGGAGATACAGCGAGGAGACACTGACTACCTCCAACCAGAGCAAAG ATACCTGTACATGAGGGAGATGTTGACTCACTTCACTGGCAGTACTGATCAAGTGTCTTTGTGTGTGGAGTGCTTCACTGTGCAATGCTCTCTACCAGTCAAAGCTCACGCTCTCACCATGctcatg CTGCTCTCATCAGATGTAAGGTCGTCATGGCTACCCGACGCTATCAAGAACGCTATACACAAT GTATCCAACGACAACGACGATGGTTCTCTTCTCCACAGAGTTGTGCA catTGTCTGCAGTCTACCGGCTCCACTGTTGCTAGGCAACCACCACCTACTGGCCGAATGCCTCAGGCTATTATTA GGCttggggtcaaagttcattCTACCGTTGGAACTGGTTGTTCACTTGAGTAGACCTGACGAGATTGACCTTTGCACCCTCTCCCCGCTGTATCACGCCTCTACCGTTGTACACTCCCCCAGACTTACCTCATCACTACCACCCACTCTCAGATCTCAAGTCAGCTGGCTACATAACAA GGGTCCACTACCGGTGAATTTTAACCCCTCACTGTTGGGGGTGTGTTGGTTCTGTCACTATGctagtaaccatggtaataTAATAACGGACGTAAAGGCGGCTGTACAAGCAAtgagccaatcagatttgagtGAG TTCACTGGTGTGGTGACTGATGCTAGTGTGCGTACAATGAGTCAATGTTACCCCAGCTGTCCTCAATACATGAGGAGTCTTGTGAAG gATTGTGTAAAGCTCTCTCCTCAATGTGTACTGTTGTTCAGTAGCGACCCACCTAATCAGCACACACGTATATTCAG gagagaGTTTCCTTGCTCCACTAATTCGTCCCTATATCCATTGCTACTCTTTGA
- the LOC135338994 gene encoding uncharacterized protein LOC135338994 isoform X2 encodes MDDLCTQLLLNKLSENTPQSFESVLQSQEKWKYSCLPVTTKQFFSMLVRGSDSLLGPLHSTLVYCPQVHWGHLLSFTVCLLHGNSPSGIKDALMQMLQHSLSGELVLLFRCSLLMSRQASLEGGHLFPSYSQWFKEVCEKAVKPDSEKAEKAVKAVNFKAVSGKKQVQFLTKWLTDLVPQEPAYALKAHLVLASSSLEVNKRATQDYTDLVKTRLSEIKEPVDRMSCLPPSELKSVVSHMEKALAKFKSSGCVPDFLKGMHTFNKPYYQERFLRYLLSPSNYENKDVQDLIGALKQNKMIPEKMLSRFKILAETKGDVSLMDGVMSDPSYLSELSQSLSLSTHITTAHVEFVDKLLSRVCETISTNSPSWIVALLGMLSRHPTYCQALLVRLEELLSQQVASLTEVQVAGLGTLVGFLWDNSSGLDHTVSVQWGNAETLRELAELLIGRLPVWSCDREVATATLLFTTHCTQCIESLCSENIPTTLQTRMAYMRHRVGYGSTEVCLPKVCFGEWLRWEIQRGDTDYLQPEQRYLYMREMLTHFTGSTDQVSLCVECFTVQCSLPVKAHALTMLMLLSSDVRSSWLPDAIKNAIHNVSNDNDDGSLLHRVVHIVCSLPAPLLLGNHHLLAECLRLLLGLGSKFILPLELVVHLSRPDEIDLCTLSPLYHASTVVHSPRLTSSLPPTLRSQVSWLHNKGPLPVNFNPSLLGVCWFCHYASNHGNIITDVKAAVQAMSQSDLSEFTGVVTDASVRTMSQCYPSCPQYMRSLVKDCVKLSPQCVLLFSSDPPNQHTRIFRREFPCSTNSSLYPLLLFDVLKEVPEAGLVQLVCECPPILELVLSAHKTVMESCDILELLTASTHTAKLLLKNFPELSAQTTSLHPSLKLWMN; translated from the exons ATGGATGACCTTTGTACTCAATTGCTGCTCAATAAACTCTCAGAAAACACTCCACAGAGTT TTGAGAGCGTTTTGCAGAGCCAAGAAAAATGGAAATATTCGTGTCTCCCAGTAACTACCAAACAGTTCTTCAGCATG CTGGTGCGAGGTAGTGACAGTCTACTGGGCCCTCTCCACTCTACCCTCGTGTATTGCCCCCAG GTACACTGGGGACACCTCCTCTCATTCACAGTCTGCCTACTTCACGGTAACTCTCCATCCGGAATCAAAG ATGCGCTCATGCAGATGCTTCAGCATTCGTTGTCTGGTGAGCTTGTTCTATTGTTCCGCTGCTCGCTACTCATGAGCAGGCAAGCGTCACTAGAGGGAGGTCACCTGTTTCCCAGCTACTCTCAGTGGTTCAAG GAGGTGTGTGAGAAAGCTGTGAAACCTGACAGTGAGAAAGCTGAGAAAGCTGTGAAAGCTGTGAATTTCAAAGCTGTTAGTGGCAAAAAACAGGTTCAGTTCCTCACAAAATGGTTAACAGATCTTGTGCCCCAGGAACCAGCCTACGCTCTCAAG GCACACCTAGTACTGGCCAGCTCTAGCCTCGAGGTTAACAAGAGAGCCACTCAGGACTACACTGACCTCGTCAAGACACGGCTATCAGAGATTAAG GAGCCGGTCGATCGAATGTCCTGTCTACCACCCTCAGAG ttaaaATCTGTTGTGAGTCATATGGAGAAAGCTCTGGCTAAATTCAAGTCGTCTGGTTGTGTACCGGATTTCCTCAAAGGAATGCATACGTTTAACAAACCTTACTACCAGGAGAGGTTTCTACGTTATCTCCTCTCTCCCAGTAACTATGAGAACAAGGACGTTCAGGATCTGATTGGAGCTTTGAAACA GAACAAGATGATTCCAGAGAAAATGCTCAGTAGATTCAAAATATTAGCTGAAACCAAAGGAGATGTGTCACTAATGGATGGTGTGATGAGTGACCCGTCTTATCTCTCGGAGCTTTCACAATCGCTCTCCCTCTCCACACATATCACAACCGCCCACGTTGAG TTTGTGGACAAGCTATTAAGTCGAGTGTGCGAGACTATCTCCACCAACTCTCCCTCATGGATAGTGGCTCTTctgggcatgctcagtagaCACCCCACCTATTGCCAGGCTCTTCTTGTAAGGCTAGAGGAACTGCTGAGCCAGCAA GTGGCCTCACTGACAGAGGTACAAGTGGCCGGCCTGGGCACTCTGGTTGGGTTCCTGTGGGACAACAGCTCTGGGCTAGATCACACAGTCAGTGTGCAATGGGGAAATGCAGAG aCACTGAGGGAACTGGCAGAGCTTCTCATTGGACGCCTACCCGTGTGGTCATGTGATCGGGAGGTTGCTACAGCAACCCTGCTGTTCACCACCCACTGCACACAGTGTATTGAAAGCCTGTGCAGTGAGAACATTCCAACCACCTTACAGACGAGG ATGGCGTATATGAGGCACAGAGTTGGATATGGGAGTACAGAAGTATGTCTTCCAAAG GTGTGTTTTGGTGAGTGGTTGAGATGGGAGATACAGCGAGGAGACACTGACTACCTCCAACCAGAGCAAAG ATACCTGTACATGAGGGAGATGTTGACTCACTTCACTGGCAGTACTGATCAAGTGTCTTTGTGTGTGGAGTGCTTCACTGTGCAATGCTCTCTACCAGTCAAAGCTCACGCTCTCACCATGctcatg CTGCTCTCATCAGATGTAAGGTCGTCATGGCTACCCGACGCTATCAAGAACGCTATACACAAT GTATCCAACGACAACGACGATGGTTCTCTTCTCCACAGAGTTGTGCA catTGTCTGCAGTCTACCGGCTCCACTGTTGCTAGGCAACCACCACCTACTGGCCGAATGCCTCAGGCTATTATTA GGCttggggtcaaagttcattCTACCGTTGGAACTGGTTGTTCACTTGAGTAGACCTGACGAGATTGACCTTTGCACCCTCTCCCCGCTGTATCACGCCTCTACCGTTGTACACTCCCCCAGACTTACCTCATCACTACCACCCACTCTCAGATCTCAAGTCAGCTGGCTACATAACAA GGGTCCACTACCGGTGAATTTTAACCCCTCACTGTTGGGGGTGTGTTGGTTCTGTCACTATGctagtaaccatggtaataTAATAACGGACGTAAAGGCGGCTGTACAAGCAAtgagccaatcagatttgagtGAG TTCACTGGTGTGGTGACTGATGCTAGTGTGCGTACAATGAGTCAATGTTACCCCAGCTGTCCTCAATACATGAGGAGTCTTGTGAAG gATTGTGTAAAGCTCTCTCCTCAATGTGTACTGTTGTTCAGTAGCGACCCACCTAATCAGCACACACGTATATTCAG gagagaGTTTCCTTGCTCCACTAATTCGTCCCTATATCCATTGCTACTCTTTGA